In the genome of Gammaproteobacteria bacterium, the window AAATACCTAAGATTTAGAAATCAAGAGTCTATTAGTTCTGTTATGCTTTACAAGGATGGAAAAGTTACAATAGGCAGCATGGCAAAGAAAAAAGCAGTATCAAATCCTAGTAATTTTATAAAATCTTCAAAAGTTTTTATGGGTGACAGTGACAAGGTCTGGAATATAGAAGATAAGGTTTTCACCCCAACAGATATAGCTGGAGAAATTTTAAAAGAAATAAGAAAAATGTTAGATAAAAAGTTCCCTGATGTTTCTAGGTTCGTAGCTGTAATTACTGTGCCCGCTTATTTTACTTCTACACAGATTGATGAAACTAAAAAAGCAGGTGAAATGGCTGGTTTTACAATCAAGCAAATTATAACAGAGCCGGTTTCGGCAGCAGTTGCGTATGGGTTTGAAGATGAGCTTAATCAAAAACTATTCATTGTTGATATTGGTGGCGGTACTTTTGACACATCTATCTTAAAAGTATCGAATAGGGATTTTGAAACATTAGCCATTGATGGTGATAATAAGTTGGGCGGGGATGATTTCGATAATTATATCTTAGAGTACCTATTAAAACATATTAGAAAAGAGCGTGGGGTTAATTTAGCCTCGCTTACAAAATCAGGTATTTCTGAAGAAGAGTATAACAAATCCAAGCAGGTGTTGATTGCAAAATCTGAGGAGGTTAAAAAGGAGCTTTCAGAATATGATGAGGTGGAGGTTGAAATATCAAATCTGTTAAGTGGTTATAATCTATCCACAAAAATTAGTCGTGTTATGTTTGAGGAGATGGCCTCTATTACCATTGATAAAATTAAAAGAACGATTAAAAAGACTCTGGATGATTCTCAGCACTCATCATCAAATATTGATAAAGTTGTTTTGGTTGGAGGTAGCTCTAAGATCCCTATTGTGAGGAAGTTCGTTACGGAACTGTTTGGTAAAGCTCCTTACTCTGATAAACCCCTTGATAAGCTTGTAGCAATGGGAGCTGCGATAATCGCGCAAGAGGATAATGCGGTTAATATTAGGGATATTATCTCTCACTCATTGGGTATTGAAGTGGTAGATGATAAGTTTTCACCCATCTTAAAAAGAAATGATCACTACCCTATTTCTCATACCCAGACTTATACTACGACAGTGGATTTTCAGCAGAGTGTCGATGTGAATGTCTATGAAGGTGAAGATGAAGATGATGTTCATAATGATGAATTTTATGGCGGCTTTGCTCTGACAAATATAGAACAAGCTCATGCAGGTGTTCCTCAGATAGAGGTTACATTTGAATTTGATAAAAACAGAATTTTAAAGATAACCGCTAAAGATCTGGGGAGTGGTTCAGTTAAAAGTGAAAATATTGAGATTGATAAAGGTGTAAAAAAAAAGATAACACCTGATTTGAAGCCATTTGATATTGCTTTGGTTATTGATGTTTCTGGCAGTATGTGTGGTTATCCTCTTGAAAAAGCAAAAGAGGCTTGTACGATGATGGTGTCAAGTATGATAGATTTAAACTCACATCGAGTGGGTTTGGTTGAGTTTGACTCTTATGCAAATACCTTGGCGTATTTATCAAATGATAGAGCGTTATTAGAAAATGCCATTGCAAACTTATCTTGTAAGGGAGGGACGGATATAGCCGATGGGCTCAGAGAAACAAGGCAAGAGGTTTTAGTTAGATCTGAGAACAGGAAGTTAGTAATTTTGGTTACGGATGGGGGGTCATCTGAAAATCCAGCAATTCTAGAATCCAACCGATTAAAAACAGAGGGTGCAAGAGTTGTCTCTATTGGAGTGGGTCAAGGGGTAAATGAAGGGCTGTTAGAAAACATTGCTTCAAACGGTGATTATTACCAGATAGATAGTATTGATGATTTAGAAAACATATTTCAAAAAATTTCAAGTTCACTTAAAGTGATATAGATCGGTTAATAAGGAAAAGAGATGACAAGCGAAGCAATATTTGAAGACGTAGAAGGTACGTTTATAGGCATTGATTTAGGAACATCTAACTCAGTAGTAACCTATTTTAAAAATAATAATTTTGAGCAGGTGAAGTTTAGAAATAAAAAAATAATTCCATCTGTATTGTATTATGAGAGTAAAGATAAAGTGATCTTTGGTGATAAAGCCCTTAAGAAGGGGGTTGGCAGCCCAGAGTTTATGATCAAAGAATTTAAGAGAGATCTGGGCAGTAAAGTTAAATACACCATTTCGTTTCCATCAGAAGAAAAGGAAGAGGTTGAAGGTGGGGTGTTTATTATTGATACCAATATATTTATTGATGAGCCGTTTGTATTGAAACAGTTTTCAAAAAATGATGATGTTAAATTATCAAAAACCGTTGTAAGTGAGTTGTCTAATCTAGAGAAGAACAAAGATGTAAAAGAGAGTGCTGCTATGGCATTGGAGAGCATTAATGAGTATAAATTAGAAAGGAATATAGCGTTAGAAGACAGTTGTTTAGATCTTTTGTCAGAAGATTTAACCAGTAACAGTAGGAATGATGATAATGATAATAGAATCTTGAGTATTGCCAAAAATTTCACCAATGAAGTTTCTAATAAGCGTGTCTATCTTTTAACGAATGATAAAGGCTTAACAAGCAAGGCTGAGGGTGAAAAGGTTGCGGTTGTAAATTACAGTGAGTTTAATCATGACAAGTCTCAAAAAACAAGTGAAAACAGTGATCAAGAAATACATGTGACACCTAAAGAGGCCAGCAAGAAGCTCTTGAGTTACATAAAAGAGGTGAGTGAGGTGTCTCTCGGTGAGGATATTCAAAAAGCGGTTATTACTGTCCCAGCAAATTTTAATCCGGCTCAGATAGCGCTGGTAAAAGAAGCGGGGGAAGAGGCTGGATTTGATGAGGTAGCGATTCAAAAAGAGCCTGTTGCGGTTGGTTTTGCTTATGCTATGGATGAAGAGGGTGATAAAACAATTTTAGTCTATGATTTTGGTGGCGGTACTTTTGATGTTTCTTTTTTGAAGATAGAGAATGGAAATATAGAAGTAGTAGAGACTGATGGAGATAATAGTCTGGGAGGAAAAGACATCACCAATAAATTACGAGAGTTTATTTTTGATAAAATATTAGATGAAAATGATGAGTTGGATATGTTTGATAAAGCCAGCAGCAATCTTTCCCAAAAAGATTACGATATGAATCTCTCTAAAATTTCAAATGAAGCCGAGAGGGTGAAGATAGAGTTGTCTGAATATGATGAGGTTATGTTGTCTATTTCAAATTTAATGGGTGCCGGTGATTCTGTATTTAATCTAGAATTTGAAATCAGTAGAAAAGAGTTTGAAAATGAGATAGCTGACATTAGAAAAAAGTCTATGGACATTGTTAAAAATCTTATAGAGCGTTCAGGCATTGACAGATCAGATATTGACGAAATAGTGATGGCTGGAGGAAGCTCATCTATTCCCAGTATTAGGGAGAGTTTAAAAGATCAGTTGGGTATCAAGCCTAAAAAAAGTATAGATACTTCAGTGGTCATTTCACAGGGCGCAACGGTAGAAGCAATCAGGCGTTTTTCAGATATGAAAAGCATTCAAGACAAGATTGTTTATAATGATACTGCGTTACATGATTTTGGTATTGGCATTAAAGACCTTAATTTTGATTTGATTATTCCAAAAGGAAGCAGTTTACCCATTAAGGGGATAAAAGACTATACAAATCAAAAAGACAATCAAGAGACCATTGAGATAAAAGTGTTCCAACGAAAATCAACTTACCCAGATGTAAAAAAGACACATGATAAGGGGATCGATTTGGTGGATGAAATTATTATTGGAGGCATTCCTCCAAGTAAAGTTAATGAGTTGACTATCAGGGTTGCCTTTGAGTTAACAAAAGATGACAGTTTGTCGGTATCGGTATCTATTTTAGATAAGAATGACACTGAAATACACTCAGATCACTTGAATATTTCAAAGGCTTCAGATGTTTGATTTTACAGAGATAGACAGATTAAATAAATTTTTTAAGTCTTTGCTAGAAGACCAATTTTTATTGGTTTACATAGAAGATAGGGTGGTGAAAAAAGAAGGTGATAAAAATACCGATGATAATCACTTGCACTTGTTTAAAATAACAAAGAGTAGATCGTCTATTTTTGAAAAAATAACCTCAGTGGATGCATTAGATGATGTTAAGGATGAGATAAAAAATGCCTACAAGGGGTTTTCAGATAATTTTTTAGATTATTTTGATAGGGTGGATGGTGAGCTTAAACAAAAACATCGGAAAAGTTTTGAGATTATTGAAAAAATGATTAAAAGTCGAGCTAAAAAGCTTAGCAATACGGTGGAAAAGTTTGGAATTGAGGGGGCTTGGGGAGTGTCAAAGATGCAAGAGGAGTTCTATTTTAGTGTACAAAAGAACTTGGAGGATATATTGGATAACTTACTGCCAACAATATCAACGGGGATGAGGGAGAGCAATGCCTATAATGGCGTTTTAAACTGTTTAAATGAATTTTTGTCTAAACTAGGTGTTTATACATTAGATATAGATATGAATAAAGAATGTGATTACAACACTATTTCCCCTCAAAATTGTGAAGATTGTGAAACAGATGACGGCAGTAAAAAAGACATGATTAAAGAGTTGATCTCTTATCCCTATGTATTAAATGAAGAGCAGGTAATTATGGAAGGAAAAGTTATGTTGTGGAAGGTCGTGCATAATGGATAAGTTACTTTTGGGGATTGATTTTGGAACATCCACCAACTTCGTTACAAAGTACGATTTTTCTAAAAAGGATGCTGTCCCTGTGGCCAATATGGGTGGGTATGGCGGAACAAATATATTTGATAATAATATCTACATCCAGAGTGAAGATAACTATGTGATTGGTGACAGTAAAAAACAACACTCTGATCCTGAGAACTTCTTTGAGGATGTTAAGCGGTATATCGTTGATGACAAAAAAAGGTACAGAGTTCCAAACCTGAATAACAGGGCTGTTTCAGCTCAAGATATAGCGGAGATGGTGTTTAAAAGTATTGCTAAAAAAGTGGAAGAAAATGAGAATAAAAAGATTGATGGGGTTGTTATTACGGTTCCTTATTCGTACGGTAAAAAATATCGTCAACGGTTGCAAGAGGCGGCAACCAATGCGGGGTTAAAGGTTATCAGGCTTATAGAAGAGCCTGTTGCTGCGGCCATATCCTATGGGATTTTTGGCGATGATATTAAAGAGGATAAAAAAGAGAAGATTGCCGTTTTTGATTTAGGTGGTGGGACATTTGATATTACTATTTTTGATTTTGAAAAGAGTGATGCACAGCACGCCAAAATTGAAGTGTTAAACACGGATGGCGTTGAAAACCTTGGTGGTAAGACAGTGGATGAACTGTTGTCTAAAAAATTTATGGATCATCTTAAAATAGATTACTCTATTTTTTCAAAAGATAAAGAGAGGATTAAATTTCAAAGTGAATTAAATAAGACTGCAAAAAATACAAAAGAACTTTTGTCTGAGAGTGATGAGGAGGAAATTTATGAGAATGTCTCCATCAACGGCGAATCCAAAGAGTTGGAGTTGAATGTTTCAGTGGATGGCTTTAATGGTTGGTTAAAAGATAACAACATCCTTGGGAAGATAGAGGATGCTTTAGAGAGAGCTGTTTATGATATTGATTTAGAGCCTGAGGATATAGATCGAGTTGTTTTGGCGGGAGGCACTTCCACTATTCCTATCATTAAAAGCACGGTAGAAGCCTTTTTTGGTAGAAAAAGTGAAGCAAAAAAGGATTTAGGTGAGCTTGTAGGGCACGGTGCTGGAATCTTAGCTGGCTTGTCCGAAGACAGTTCATTGAAATACACAGTGATTAGAAAAACATCTAAAAATATTGGTGTTGCCCGTGGTAATAAATTTAAAAAAATACTGCATAAAAATACAAAATATGGAGAAGAGTCAGCACTAATGGGACAAAAGCTAATGAATAGAGAGGCGTCATCTTTAAATGTCACTTTTTATGAGGGTGATTCTGCAAAAATAGAAGACAGTGAAAAAATAGGTGTGGTGAAGATTAATGGAAAAGAGTTCTCTTCGGAGCAAATTTATATCTCTTTGATAAGAGAAGATAAAAGGGATTCAAAAATCAAGGCATTTTTTTATAATAAGGATAAAGATCGGGTTTTTGAAGGGTATTTAGAGGATGTATAGATGGGGTTTTTGAGTACGTTAAAAAAGTGGTTTGGCATGAGTAAGAACAATAAAGCCGATAATGAAAAGGAGTTGGATATGAGTGAGTGTAAAAATAGCCTTAATTTAGATTATGAAGGTGTTCAGAAGGCTTTTAATAAGATTAAGAGTAAAAGTAACAAGGATTTTTCTGGATTAGAAGATGCGTTGTCTGAACTGGAGGGAAAGTTTAATAACTTGGCAGAAAATAAAAAGCAGGAAGAGTTAAATGGAGTAAAATTTACTCAATTGAGTAAAGACCTAGGTGATTTGAAAAGTAAAAATAATGATTTAGGTCGCGCTGGCGTTATGAAAATTATGCATCGTATGGAAGAACAGAGGATATTATCTGAGCATGAACAGTTGCTTAAAGAGATTGAGTGTATTAAATACACTTTAACTGAGCTTGCAGAGGATGGGGGTAAAGCTAAATATCAGGAGAATTTTTTAAGAAAAATTTCAAACTTCATGAGTGAAATTGATAAAAAGATTAAGGGTATAGATTATTTTGCCTCTAGTAAGGATGTACATGAAATTTATAATAAAATAAAGGGGTTTGAAAGGGATAGTGATGCTTCGAGTAAACGGCTGGCTAATAAAATAAATGGGATTAAAATCCCAGAGCCTCAAAAAATTCCAAATGACTACCTAAAAAAAGATGATTTTGAATTAACTATTAATGAAAAACTGAAAGATATTAAGGATATAAAAGAGAGCAGTGAAAGTCTTGATGTGGTTCCGGCAAAACTGAATAGGATAGACGATGATCTAAAGAAGCTGTCTGAGAAAATGGATAATTTGCCATCTTCAAATGGGTTTCAGTCTCAGAAAAATATTCCAAAAGAAGAGAAGTCCATTGTCGATCTGGCTAAGTATATGACTGATGGTATTGCTCAATTTGAAAATATAGCAAAGGTATACCTCTCTAAGGTGGATGAGTTAGAAAAAGTTGATAAGCGAAAAAATGAACATGAAGAGGCTTTGAAGAGAGAGAAGGAAGCTGGGCTTAAGGTGGGAGAGGATAAAGGAAAAATCGATCTAATCAAAAAAATATATGATGATTTTCCAAAAAAGTTTGAGGAGATAAAGTCGTCTTTCGATGATCAGTTAAAAGAAAGGTTTGAAAAAGGTGAGGTTTTAGATATTAATGGTGAGAATATAAATGAATATCGCGCTTTGATTAACGACTCTATTGAGGGTGGTAAGTATAAAGTGATTTCTCCTGCGATAGTGTTCTTAGGGGGAGATGTTTTATTGAAGGCTAATGTTGTGAAGAAAGCCGCTGCGAAGAAAGCCGCTGCGAAGAAAGGAACTGATAAGAAAATTGATGGGAAGAAGGGGGATTAATAATGGTAAAAAATTATCTAGGAATTGATTTAGGAACAACGGAAAGTACCGTGTCTGTAATAGAGATTGAGACACGAAGAGATCAGCCAATGGAAAAGTTAAGGACTTTAGATATTTATCAATATAACAGACATCATCAATTGGATAAAAATATTAAAGGGTTGCAGTCCAGTATCTACATTGATAGAAAAAATAAAGTCGTCTATACGGGGGAGTATGCTAAAGAGCAATATTCTAGTGGAAATATGCCATTGAATACCATTCGTTCTATTAAAACACGAATAGGGGGTGGGTCTATGATAGAGGTGCCATTAAAAAATAATGGCTGGATCTCTTCTATTCGTTCAATTTTTGAGAAAGAAAATTTAAAAAGTTATAATATGACAGAGTTGTCAGCAATTCTTTTAAAGAGTATAAAAAATTCTGTTGAGAAACAGTGTGGTTCTGGTTTTGAGCAGGTGACCATCACAATTCCTTCTGGGTTTGATAGCGATGAGAGAAATGCCACCATAGCAGCTGGAGTGATGGCGGGTTTTAAAAAGGTAAATTTATTAGATGAACCCACAGCTGTTTTGTTAAATTTATTGAATTCGGAAGACGGTCTAACCGAAGTGTCGAGTGGTTTTTTTAATAAACAGAAGAACATTGTTGTTTATGATATCGGCGGCGGAACCCTGGATATCTCGGTTGCCAGTGTAGAAGACAATGAAGGTGATTTTGATGTAAGCATTGTTGGGCGCTCTAAAAGAATGGAGTTTGGTGGTGATGACATAGATAAATACATTGCTTCATATTTTTTGCAAGAATTTGAAAAGATAAACCCTTCTATTGATGAAAGATCACCAGAAGTGCAAGCTAAAATTGTATCAAGAATTGTTTCGCATGCACAAAAACATAAAGTAAACTTTAGCAAAAAAATAGAAAAAGTGTTGGGTAATCCCAGGAGAAGAGAAAGAGTAAAAGAGAGTGTGAATTTTGAAATAATAGATGATTTAAAAGTGTCTGATTTAACTCTTTATGATAGCCTCTTAAGAGATATTTTATCTCCGATAATATCAGCCAATGGTCTGCTTATAAACCCTCTGGACAGAGTGTTAAAGTCTTGTAAGTTAAACGTGTCTGATATTGATTTGGTCGTTCTGACCGGTGGTTCAGCTAAGTTTTATCTTGTTTCAGAGGTGCTAGAACGATACTTTCAAGGAATACATGTTGTCGATTTTACAGAATACAATGCTGTTTCAAAAGGTGCAGCTATTCATAGCTTTAATCAAGGTAATGAGGATTTAAAAAAGATTCAGATTAAAGATATTATGAGTGACTCTATTTATATTAAAAGAAAAAAAGGTTTTGATGAATTAATACCGCATAACCAAGCGTTAGACAGTAATGGGCAGTATGGTTTTGTCTTTGAAGATGTTTTGGATCGACTGGAGTTGTTTTTATATTATGGCTCAGAGGGTGAGGATAAGTGGAAATACAGAGAGATAGGCGGGGTTTTTCATCCACTTGATCGAGGGTATGAAATAGGTGATGAAATAAATTTAGATTGGTCGTTTGATGAGAATAAGATTTTGAAAATTTTTTACAATGGATGTGAACTTGTTAGCTCTAGCCAAGTTAGAAAGCAAAGCAGTGAGCTGCTTGATGATTTTGAGTTGAAGGGGTAGTCAATGGATATATTAAATACGCTTAAAAAAGTTGAAAAGGCATTGGACTTAAGATTTGAACAAGATGGTTCTCTCTATGTATCAAAAGAAGATACTGAAAGCATCAAAAAGGCTTTGTATAGTTCAAGATTTCAAAACATTAATGCTTTCGTTAAAAAGCTGGGTAATAAAGTGGTTGGAAGAGTGATCTTACATAACAGTTGGTTGGTTAACTTTCATAACGATAAAAAAGAGTTGAAACGTATTTTTGATATTGTTGATAAAGATTTTTTAAAAGATATAGCAAAAGATGTGGTGGATGACAAGGTGTTTTCAACGCCTGAATTTAAAAATTTTATAAAGCAATATTATTTGGCGGGGGTTTCATTGAGATCTTGCTATAAATTATATGGGGATTCAACTGAATCAATCCAAAGTCGAGTGACTTGTTTTAAGCGGTATTTAAAAGAAGAGTATGTTTTAGAAAATACTGTGCCCAGTGTTTTGAAGTTTGTAGAGGGTGGTTTTAAGGATTATCCAGAGATATACAACTACATTCAGAACAAAGATTTTGGGTTTTTAAAATCTGTATTTAATGATTGCCCTGATAAGGAGCTGATAGTGGAATGGATTATATCAAATAAAATAAGTGATAAGAAGGATAAGGTGTGGCGTAGTGTTTATTTGTCAAATAAGAGCGCAGCATTGAAAAAATCTATAGAGTATATTGCCAGTGACCCACTGTGGGGTAACCGTACTACTAAGCACCTTATTCAAAAGATGTTGGCAAAGCTTAGTGCGGTGGATGGCTTTGAAGATAGTGTTGTGGATGTTTACAAGAATAATGGCGGTATTAGAATGTTGTTTTTGCATATGCTTGAGCCAGATAGATTTAAAAATAAACCGCTGGCGCATGCAATTTTGGATAGGTTTGAAACTATAGACTTGCCAAATAACAGCGAAGATCATGTGAAAAAAATCAGGGATGGAGAGAGTGGTTCAAGAGATGGATTTAAAACCAAGGATGATGTTATTCAATCTATTTCTAAGGTTGGTCAAGACTTTACAAATTTAAAGACCTTGGAATACTACTGTTTTAAATTAAATAAAACAGGAGTCGAGGTTGTTATTGATGCGTACTCTGAGCATCAGCGTGATGACAACTTAAGACTTATTGTATCCTATTTCTTGGCAAAATTTTTATCAAAGAAGCGTATGCCAAGTGTGTTTTGTGGGATAGACAGTGTGTGTTATATGGATGAGGTGGCAAGGTTTATTGAAGAGTTGAATATTAATACTGAGTTCTCTAAAGAGTTTCTTGTTAATAATGGTAAGAATGATTTGTTGCTAAAGCTAAATCGCAGGTAGGTTTTTAATTTTGATTTAATTAGGAGGTTGTTAAGTGAATAGTAAAGAGTTTGAGTTGAAAAAAATGCGTGAAATTAAAGGTCTTAACATTCAGAATGAATTTATTGAAAAGTTGTTAAGCGGCAATGGCCGCGCTGATATTTTAACTGATAAAAATGAGGCCGATATTAATGTTATTTATGAAGCCAGTAAAAAATACCTTCATAAGCTGGAGAGTAATGAGTTTGAAATAGCAATTGTTGGCTTGGAAAAGGCTGGGAAATCTACTTTTGCAAATGCACTAATTGAAAGTGATGTTCTTCCTTCAGCACCCGAAAGGTGTACGTTTACTTCTACCCGATTGGTGAGTGGTGGTGACAAAGCTACTGTTCATTTTTATGGTAAAGATGAGTTTGATGATATTTTTAAAAATCTTTTAGAAGAAATTGAGTACCCTGATTTTGAAAACCAAAGTCACACGTCTTTAAGTTCTAGTAGTTTTGATCGGTATTTTGAACAGTTAGAGGATAAAAATCCTCAGTTGTTTAAAAATCATGCGGGTAAGACGGATGAGGAGATAAAAGATATTTTGTCTTGTAGAGACAGGCTCACTCTAACGGGGAAGAGTAGGGTGTTTTCTGGTGAAGACTTACAGAAAGATGTGTTTAAATCCTATATCAAAGGTGATAACAAAGGCGCGGATACTTCTAAGCCCAGAAGTGTAAAAAGCATAGAGATTGAATCATCAAATTTGAAGCAGCTAGAAAGTGCCGTTATCTACGATGTCCCTGGGTTTGACTCTCCGACCAAAATACATTTAAGACAAACGGAAGAACGGTTGAAAAAAGCAGATGCGATAATCTTGGTTACAAATGCAGGGAGAAACCCCAGCCTGCAGGGAACAACCCTCAGTGTTATTAACAAAAATACAGATGAAGACGGCATACCCCTAAAAGATAAACTGTTTGTTTTTGGAAATCAGATAGATACGGCCAACAGTGCTGGTGAAGCTGAAGGGAATAAAAAGACGCTTATTAAAGATGTGCTGAAGTATAAAATTGGAGAAAAGAAGCGAGTGTTTGTTGGGTCTGCACTTAAGTATCTTGTTGATAATGGTATCGTTAAGAAGGAGTTTAAGGGTGGTTTTGAGGTTGAATCTGGGATTGGTGAGATAAGAAAGGAGTTGATTTTTTATTATGAAAATGAACGATTTCAAATTTTAAAAAGAAAGATCGACTCAAATAAAAATAAGCTTAAATCAGTTTTTCAAGACGTTCTAAATGTTCGAAAGAAAGGATTTGATGATAAATTTTCAGAGAATGAAAGGGCTAGGATTTTGAGGGGTTCTTGGAAGAATATAGAAGAACAGCTTGAAAGTGGGTTGAATGAATTTAAGTTTAAATTGAAGCATGAGATTTGGGGTGGTAAGTATTTTTCCGAAAAACTTAAAAAAGATATTGAAAATTTTGATTGTTTTCAAGAGATAAACGATGAGTTTGTTAAAAATATTAAAATGAATCAGGACGATAGTTTGACAACAGATGTTCCTGTGGAAAAAATAAATCAACAAATAAGGCGGTTGTTGCATAAAAAATACCTCGAGGGGTTTTCTAATCTTATTAACCAGATGACGGGTGAGAAATCTAGGGAGATTGAAAGCAGATTGCTGGATGTGTTTTCTGTGGCGGTTGCAGGAGAAGCAGACTCTATTATGTTTGATGAGATTAAAATAGACAGTAATGATTTTATAAAAACGCTTACTTCTGGTGTTGCACATAATGAAGGGCGGTTCACCTATTTGATTGAGCGTTTTTCTAGGGATGTCTTTGATGTTTTTATTTCTTCACCTGTTTTAAGTGGGGATAGACATGATAAGTTTAGAGTCTCATATGAAGAGATTTTATATTTAAATACTTTTTATGGTAAAGATGATGGTAGCTTGGTCGATGTTGTTTTGGGTGGAGAGCTTGGTGTTGGGGGTGGGTGGGTTGATAAAAATGACATTAATGAATTGATGGGTTTGGCTGACGAAATTGTTTCATTATCTGCTGATGGAATGAGCCTTGGCTCTGTTATTCGTCGGATGAAAAATGTGAAGAGTCGTATGGGTGTGTTTTCAAATGAAGTGAATTCTATGGCTGATTCAGATATTAAACGAGCAATTGAAAAAATTGATAGAAGTAAGACCGAGGATGAGGTGGTGAAAGAGATTAATAAGGATATTTCTAATTTGAAGGTTTGTTTGATAAAGTCTGTGGTGCCTGCTGTTAACTTAGAGTTGGTGTTCTTTAATGGTGTGGATAAACAGATCAAGCTGTTGATTGAATCATTTAAGTCGAGTGATTCAAAGGGGGGGCTGTTTGATGACTTTATTTCTAAAATAGTTCTTAAAGTGAAACGATCAGAACTGGACGGAATTGATTTAAAGGTGGAGTCTTTAAAGATCCAAAGAGCATTTTTGGAAGAAATGGAAGCCTTCCCATTTTAAATTATCCGGTTGACATACAGGGTTGCCGTATTTGAGGGTTTTCATCACTCAAAGTGATCTCGAAAATCAGCCGAGATTCATTTTGCATTGACGGTTATTAGGGAAATTAGGTCTGTGCGGAATGCCCTCAATCACGTTGTTGGCACACACCGCTGCAAGAGCATGACTTACTGTATGTTTCTCCATATAATTTTCAGACTGTTTGATCTTTGACAAACAGCTCAGCTAATTTCTTCCCAGGCTGTTCAGCGCGCATAAACGCCTCTCCAACTAAAAAAGCATGAACTTGGTTTTTACGCATCAGCTCGACATCCGCTTTTGCATGAATACCACTCTCTGTCACCAGCAGAACACCCTCAGGAATCATCTCCAACATATCCAGCGTGGTGTTTAGGCTGGTCTCAAAGGTACGCAGATTACGATTGTTGATCCCAATCAGTGGTGCGTTGAGGTTGAGGGCGCGTTGCATCTCGGCTCGGTCATGCACTTCCACTAAGACATCCATCCCCAGCTTCGTAGCTAACTGGTGCAGTTCGGCCAGCGGTTGATCTCCCAGTGCGGAGACAATCAGCAAAATACAGTCGGCGCTCATGGCGCGGGCTTCGTAGACTTGATAGGGATCAATAATAAAATCTTTACGAATCACCGGCAGCGTACAGGCGGCT includes:
- a CDS encoding dynamin family protein, with product MNSKEFELKKMREIKGLNIQNEFIEKLLSGNGRADILTDKNEADINVIYEASKKYLHKLESNEFEIAIVGLEKAGKSTFANALIESDVLPSAPERCTFTSTRLVSGGDKATVHFYGKDEFDDIFKNLLEEIEYPDFENQSHTSLSSSSFDRYFEQLEDKNPQLFKNHAGKTDEEIKDILSCRDRLTLTGKSRVFSGEDLQKDVFKSYIKGDNKGADTSKPRSVKSIEIESSNLKQLESAVIYDVPGFDSPTKIHLRQTEERLKKADAIILVTNAGRNPSLQGTTLSVINKNTDEDGIPLKDKLFVFGNQIDTANSAGEAEGNKKTLIKDVLKYKIGEKKRVFVGSALKYLVDNGIVKKEFKGGFEVESGIGEIRKELIFYYENERFQILKRKIDSNKNKLKSVFQDVLNVRKKGFDDKFSENERARILRGSWKNIEEQLESGLNEFKFKLKHEIWGGKYFSEKLKKDIENFDCFQEINDEFVKNIKMNQDDSLTTDVPVEKINQQIRRLLHKKYLEGFSNLINQMTGEKSREIESRLLDVFSVAVAGEADSIMFDEIKIDSNDFIKTLTSGVAHNEGRFTYLIERFSRDVFDVFISSPVLSGDRHDKFRVSYEEILYLNTFYGKDDGSLVDVVLGGELGVGGGWVDKNDINELMGLADEIVSLSADGMSLGSVIRRMKNVKSRMGVFSNEVNSMADSDIKRAIEKIDRSKTEDEVVKEINKDISNLKVCLIKSVVPAVNLELVFFNGVDKQIKLLIESFKSSDSKGGLFDDFISKIVLKVKRSELDGIDLKVESLKIQRAFLEEMEAFPF
- the trpC gene encoding indole-3-glycerol phosphate synthase TrpC, encoding MQSPPDILQKILQRKHEEIAERSQTVSIDDLKQQLQHADSPRGFTAALQTKINAGNAAVIAEIKKASPSKGLLREHFIPADLAQSYEKGGAACLSVLTDRDFFQGSETYLKQARAACTLPVIRKDFIIDPYQVYEARAMSADCILLIVSALGDQPLAELHQLATKLGMDVLVEVHDRAEMQRALNLNAPLIGINNRNLRTFETSLNTTLDMLEMIPEGVLLVTESGIHAKADVELMRKNQVHAFLVGEAFMRAEQPGKKLAELFVKDQTV
- a CDS encoding Hsp70 family protein; translated protein: MVKNYLGIDLGTTESTVSVIEIETRRDQPMEKLRTLDIYQYNRHHQLDKNIKGLQSSIYIDRKNKVVYTGEYAKEQYSSGNMPLNTIRSIKTRIGGGSMIEVPLKNNGWISSIRSIFEKENLKSYNMTELSAILLKSIKNSVEKQCGSGFEQVTITIPSGFDSDERNATIAAGVMAGFKKVNLLDEPTAVLLNLLNSEDGLTEVSSGFFNKQKNIVVYDIGGGTLDISVASVEDNEGDFDVSIVGRSKRMEFGGDDIDKYIASYFLQEFEKINPSIDERSPEVQAKIVSRIVSHAQKHKVNFSKKIEKVLGNPRRRERVKESVNFEIIDDLKVSDLTLYDSLLRDILSPIISANGLLINPLDRVLKSCKLNVSDIDLVVLTGGSAKFYLVSEVLERYFQGIHVVDFTEYNAVSKGAAIHSFNQGNEDLKKIQIKDIMSDSIYIKRKKGFDELIPHNQALDSNGQYGFVFEDVLDRLELFLYYGSEGEDKWKYREIGGVFHPLDRGYEIGDEINLDWSFDENKILKIFYNGCELVSSSQVRKQSSELLDDFELKG